The Chryseobacterium indologenes genomic sequence TTTCCTAGCCCCGATAGAAGCGGTTACCCCACAGCAGGCGCTGGAGAATATAAGGGTTAGACGTGGAGCGCAAGGCCGCGAGGAGTATGAGCGGATAGCGGGAAACAGCTCCTGAATATGTTTGAAAGCCGGAGAATGAATGAATTGGAGGGTTGGAGAGCGAAAAAAAATTAAATGATATGATCTCGCCTTTACCGGTTTAATTATGTTTAGAGATTAAAATTTTACTATTTGTAAACTTCTGAAAACAGCATCAGCGGCTGACATGAACGTTATGTTAACGAATAAACAGGAACCTGAGCAAAAATTGCCCAATTCAATCATTTTGGAAAACACATGAATAATGCACTATTATTAAGCACATTACAGGAATATATATCCAAAAAACGGCTCCGTTTTTATATTTTTTTAAGTAAGATAGAAGTAACATACAGGCTTAATTTGTTAATCAATACTTAACACCAAATATTTATATATATTAAAATTATTGGCGTGATTTGCATAAAAAAATTAATATATGTAAAAATGAAAACAAAATTAGAGAAATTACTTATCCTTGTTTTTACCTGTTTCATCATTTTAGTTTCAGCGCAAAAACAGTTAATTATAGGAACTGTCCTCGATGACAGTCAGCCACTCCCCGGCGCCACTATCAAAATAAAAGGCTTATCAAGAAATATCACTACGGATGTTGACGGTAAATTTGCCATCAACGACATTCAAGAAGGTCAATACATACTACATATCAGTTATATAGGTTATGAATCTAAAGATGTCACAATTGATCTGAAATCGGAGCAAACCACCGACCTGGGGAATATCAAACTTTCCCAACTGAGAAAAAATATTGATGAAGTATTGATCACCGGTACTTTAAAGAATACGGAAGCACGGGCATTAAATATTCAGAAAAACGCCATCAATATCAGCAACGTCATTGCCTCTGACGGCATCGGGAAGCTTCCGGACAGGAATGCGGCAGAAACGGTTCAGCGTGTTCAGGGTGTTTCTATTGAAAGAGATCAGGGTGAAGGAAGGTTCGTTTCTCTACGGGGGTTGCCTCCTTTCTGGGCCTCTACAACGATTAACGGAAACAGGCTTCCCACCGCTGAAGAAGAAACGACCTCCAGAGCAACTGCATTTGACTTCTTCCCTACGGAATTGATTTCTTATGTACATGTCAACAAGTCTTTTACTCCTGATATGGAAGCAGATGGAATTGGTGGCGGAGTGAATTTCATTACAAAAACCCCTCCGATGAAAACAGAGTTTAAAGCGACTTTGGGAAGCGGGTATAATGCGAAAGCAGATAAAGGAGTCTATAATATCGGTTTGATGTACGGAGGAAGAACGAAAGATAAAAAATTCGGATACCTCTTTAATTTTGCCCACTTCATCAGAAACTGGTCTACCGATAATTTTGAAGCAAGACGAAGCGGTGATGAAGGGGTTTTCAGAATGGAACTTCGGGATTATAACGGGGTAAGAAAAACTACCGGAATCAATACAGCCTTTGAATATGTGCTTTCTCCGAAGAATACACTTTACGTGAAAGGAATGTACGGAACACTTTCGGATGACGAAACTCATTACAAACACAGAGTGAGGTTTGATAAATTCAGCAGTGCCAATAATACAGCGAGAGTAGAGCTTCAGAATATTCATAATTTACTGATCACGCAACTTACCTCAGTGTCCTTAGGCGGAGTTCATAATCTGGATAAGGGAAAAATCGACTGGGATCTCTCCTACTATGATAATCAATTTAAATACGGAAATATTCCTGATAAGCAAAACAACTCCTATTATGTTATCAAATACACTCAGTCAGGTGTAGGCATCAACTCTGGTTATATTTCGGATCACGGAAACGGCCCAAGAGCTTACTGGAAAGCAGATGGGGGAAAGCTGGATTATAAAAACCCGGATGCCTTATTTGGGTTCTACAGTGATCCGAATTTTAAAATGGATGCTTCTCAGATGAAATTTACCGATCTGGAATTCTATAAAGTTTTTGTAGAGGAAAAAGATAAGATTGTGGCAACTTTTAACCATGAAATCAATATTTCTGATCAACTGACCGTAAAATATGGTTTAAAATACAGAGATAAGGAACGTAACGCAAGATTCTCAGACATCTTTTACAACTGGAGCAACGGAACGGCTCCATTACTTTCAGATTATTCCCAGTACATCACAGCCCAACCGAACGGGACCAAGTATCTAAGTGAAATGAATGCGTCTATCGGAAATTCTTTCGGACCGGTCCTTTCCACCGGAGGAATGAACCAGTTCTGGTATGATAATCACGGAAATTTAAAGATCAACACTGCAGATTCTGAAGCATTGGAGTACAATAAAGCACTGGGAAGGAACTTTGATGTTTTTGAAAAACATGCTGATGCTTATGGAATGGGAACCTATAAATTGAATGACAAATTCACCATTTTAGGAGGAATCAGATTTTCCAATACCAATACGAAGGTAAAAGGGTATCATGTTGTTGATGACGTTCTTACTCCTGTTGAGCATACTAAAAATTACCTGGCTGTTCTTCCCATGCTTCATCTAAAATACGCATTGAACGATAAAACCAACCTGCGTTTTGCCGCCACAAGAACATTTTCAAGGCCGAATTTCGGAGATCTGACACCCGGAGGAACTTATATTGAAGCTGATAACGAATTTAAAGGAGGAAATCCGGATCTTAACCCTACGTATTCCTTGAATTTTGATCTGATGGGAGAATATTATTTTTCCAACGTGGGGATTCTGAGCGGAGGAATTTTCTACAAATCGATTACCGACCCGATCTTCCAGGATTCTTTTATCGGAAGCTATAATGGAATAAACGGAGTTCAGTTTTCAGCTCCTAACAACGGAAAAGCAGCCTGGCTGGGAGGTATTGAACTTGGCATCAATAAAAGATTTGATTTTCTTCCGGGATTCCTGCAATATTTCGGAGCACAGGTAAATGCGACTTTCATGACTTCAGAAATGGAAAAACCAAGCGGAAGGAAAGTAAAGCTTCCGTATCAGGCTAGTGATCTGTACAATGTGCAGCTTTTCTTTGAGAAGAAAGGATTCAACGCAAGGCTGGCCTACAATTATAAAGGAAAATATGCCGTAGAATACGCTGAAGAGGACATCAATGATACCTATTACGGAAAGTACAGCAGCCTTGATTTTGGAGGTTCTTACCAAATTACAAAACATATCGGTGTATATGCCGATATCAACAACATCCTGAACAAACCGCTTATTTATCATTTCGGTAAAAATGAAGATCGCCCCGAACAGGTAGAATACTACGGAGTGCGTTGCAATCTTGGAATAAAACTGAATTTCTAAACCACTACAATGGCTGGAACAATCAATAAAAAAACAATGGTAACACTGAAAGCCGCTTTTGCTGCTTTCGGGGTCTACTTTTGCATGTATGGCTTCAGAAAACCCTTTACTGTAGCATCATTCGAAGGATTATCCTACTTCGGCGTCGACTACAAAATCCTGATTATTATCGCTCAGGCTGTAGGATATTTTATCTCAAAATTCATCGGCATCAAGTTTATTTCAGAATTAAAACCGGCAAAAAGACGATCCTTTTTATTCTCGTTTATTGCCGTTGCAGAGCTTTCTCTATTGGGGTTTGCCGCTGTACCTGCCCCGTACAATATACTTTTTATGTTTTTGAACGGAATTCCTTTGGGCATGATCTGGGGAATTGTCTTTTCCTATATTGAAGGTCGTAAAACCACCGAGATTATCGGACTGTTTTTATGTTCAAGCTTTGTGGTTTCGTCAGGTTTTACCAAATCTGTAGGAAAATTCCTGATGGACACTTTTTCAATTTCCGAATTCTGGATGCCTTTTTCAGCGGGACTGATCTTTATTATTCCGTTATTTGTATTTGGAATCCTTCTGGAACGAATTCCCCAACCGACTGAAGAAGATATTTTGCTTAAAAGTAAAAGACAACCCTTGAACGGACCGGAAAGAAAAGCCCTGATTCAGCAGTTTTTTGTGCCGGTTGTTTGTATTATTTTTCTGTACATCAGCCTTACCGTTTTAAGGGATTTCAGGGATAATTTCAACCGTGAGATCTGGGACGGACTCCATTTTCATTTTGACAGCTCCATTTTTACCCTTACGGAAATCCCTATTGCCATTATGGTTCTTGTGATTTTAAGTTTCATGGTAAAGGTTAAAAACAATAAAAAAGCTTTTGCATATTATCATTACATCCTTTTTGGTGGAATTCTGGTGGTGGGATTTTCAACCTATCTGTTTCAGCAGGGATCGCTGTCACCTTTTGTATGGATGACCATTTCAGGTTTTGGGATGTACCTCTGTTATATTCCTTTCAACGGAATTTATTTTGACCGGATGATCGCTGCTTTTGATATTAAAGGAAATGTAGGCTTCCTTATTTATATTGTCGATTCTTTCGGATATCTGGGAAGTGTTTTGATTCTGCTGTACAAGAATTTCGGTTCTTCGCAGACTTCATGGCTTAGCTTTTACATCAGTCTTAATTATATTATCACTATTACAGTCTTAATTCTTTCAATTATTGCTTTTCTGGCTTTCAAAAAAAAGTCAAAACCCAAATCAAACTCTAATCGATACATCAATTTTGATGCTTCAAAAATCTTATAAATTATACTAAAATGACAACAAAATTTGATTTACTCGTAGTTGGCGGTGGAATTTTAGGAACATTCCATGCGTATCATGCTTTGAAGAAAAATCTTAAAGTTGCCTTACTGGAAAAGAACTCTCTACCACAGGGAGCAACGGTAAGAAACTTCGGACAGGTTGTTCCTTCGGGAATGGATCTTACATGGCAAAATTTCGGGAGAGAAAGTCTCTCAATATATCAAGAACTCCATTCTCAGGCAGATCTTACCATCAGACAAAACGGTTCCGTATATATCGCTTCAAACGACGAAGAGCTTCAGCTTATTGAAGAACTGTACGAAATCAACAGAAATAATGATTACGAATCTGTTCTCCTGTCTAAAAGCGACTGTATTAAAAAATATGACGGTCTCCGCTCAGACTATTGTAAAGGCGGATTGTTCTTTCCGCAGGAGCTTTCAGTAGATTCTGCAGATATGATTGTAAAACTACACCGGCTTTTACAGGAAAAGATCGGGCTTCAGATTTTCTATAATACCACGGTAGTGGAAACAAATGAGGATGATCAGAAATGCATTGCGGTGACGGCAGAAGGGAGTGAGTTTACAGCTTCCAAAATATTGATTTGCGGCGGGCATGAGTTTAAAACATTATACCCCAAAGTATTCAATGAAAGTGACCTGGAAGTAAGCAAGCTGCAAATGCTTCAAACAAAACCACAAGGAATTTATTCGCTTCAGGGTAATATTCTTACGGGGCTTTCTATCAGAAGATATGAGTCTTTCAGTGAGTGCCCTTCATTCCAACAAATCAAAGCATTGGAAGACCAGAATTCTTTCGAAAAGAAATATGGAATTCATATTTTATTTAAACAGGCGCTTGACGGATCTGTTATTGTAGGAGATTCTCACGAATATGCCGATGCCAGGAATGCTGATGATCTCGGCTATGATCTGAATATGGAAATTGATGAATTCATGATTCATGAAGCGAGAAAAATCATTGATCTTCCTACCTATGAAATCCAGAGAAGATGGTTCGGGGTCTATTCGCAATGCAAGACAAAAGATATTTTTGAGCACCGCCCGTCTCCGAATATTCATATTGTCACCGGAATCGGAGGAAAGGGAATGACGGGAAGCGGAGGCTTTTCAAAGTTTAACATAGAAAAAATTTATGCATAAATTTCAATGAAAAATATAGAATTACTGGTTCTGGATATGGCCGGAACAACGATTGACGAAGATAATGTAGTCTATAAAACCTTAACGGATGCCGTGAATGAATACGGCTATTCTGTAACGCTTGAAAAAGTACTTATCCATTGTGCAGGAATGGAAAAACTGGAAGCGATCACCAGCTTGTTAAAGGACATCCGCGGAAATGAGGCGGATGCTCAACCCATTTTTGAAAACTTTTCTGAAAATTTGAGGTTTGCCTACCGAAATCTCGAAGTAAAACCGATCAACGGAACGGAAAAATTCCTTCTTAGTATGAAAACACAAAATAAAAAAGTGGTGTTGAATACAGGTTATACTCATGAAATCGCACAACAACTTTTAGATAAATTACACTGGAAAGAAAACGTTCATTTTGATGCCCTGATCACCGCAGATGATGTTTCGGAAAGCAGGCCCAGCCCGGCAATGATCAACCTGGCGATGAAAAAATTCAATATCACAGAACCTGCAAAAGTCCTGAAAGCAGGGGATTCTGTGATTGACATCGAAGAGGGTAAGAATGCAGGCTGTGGTCTTACTATAGCAGTTCTTTCCGGAGCACAAAACAGAACGGAGCTCGAAAAAGCAAAGCCTGACTATATCCTGAATACTATTTCTGAAGCCGAAAACCTTCTTTAGAAATTTCTTTTTCAATACTAATAACACAAATATTTTCGCAGATCATATTTGTGTTGTTTTTTAAGATCCCTTCAAATCACAAATTTTACATAAACCCAGATCATAATCGTGATTACCATATTTATTTTTAAACGAAATGTCCTTACAACAGAATAGCAAATACCTGAATCTTCGTTTAAAAAAAGTGAACGCTATATTCTTCGACTCACAAATCGTGAGTTTGCAAAGTTCTAAAAGCTCAGGTGTTTCTAAAATCTATAACAGGTTTATTTCAAACACTCATACAACTATTTAATTATCAATTAATTAACCTTTTGTTCACATCTATTTACCAGTACTAAATTAATTTTACAATAGTTAAAAATAAATTACTATTTGTAAACTTTCTACTTAAAACCCTCATTTCTCATGAAAACAAAACTATTCTCAATGG encodes the following:
- a CDS encoding TonB-dependent receptor — its product is MKTKLEKLLILVFTCFIILVSAQKQLIIGTVLDDSQPLPGATIKIKGLSRNITTDVDGKFAINDIQEGQYILHISYIGYESKDVTIDLKSEQTTDLGNIKLSQLRKNIDEVLITGTLKNTEARALNIQKNAINISNVIASDGIGKLPDRNAAETVQRVQGVSIERDQGEGRFVSLRGLPPFWASTTINGNRLPTAEEETTSRATAFDFFPTELISYVHVNKSFTPDMEADGIGGGVNFITKTPPMKTEFKATLGSGYNAKADKGVYNIGLMYGGRTKDKKFGYLFNFAHFIRNWSTDNFEARRSGDEGVFRMELRDYNGVRKTTGINTAFEYVLSPKNTLYVKGMYGTLSDDETHYKHRVRFDKFSSANNTARVELQNIHNLLITQLTSVSLGGVHNLDKGKIDWDLSYYDNQFKYGNIPDKQNNSYYVIKYTQSGVGINSGYISDHGNGPRAYWKADGGKLDYKNPDALFGFYSDPNFKMDASQMKFTDLEFYKVFVEEKDKIVATFNHEINISDQLTVKYGLKYRDKERNARFSDIFYNWSNGTAPLLSDYSQYITAQPNGTKYLSEMNASIGNSFGPVLSTGGMNQFWYDNHGNLKINTADSEALEYNKALGRNFDVFEKHADAYGMGTYKLNDKFTILGGIRFSNTNTKVKGYHVVDDVLTPVEHTKNYLAVLPMLHLKYALNDKTNLRFAATRTFSRPNFGDLTPGGTYIEADNEFKGGNPDLNPTYSLNFDLMGEYYFSNVGILSGGIFYKSITDPIFQDSFIGSYNGINGVQFSAPNNGKAAWLGGIELGINKRFDFLPGFLQYFGAQVNATFMTSEMEKPSGRKVKLPYQASDLYNVQLFFEKKGFNARLAYNYKGKYAVEYAEEDINDTYYGKYSSLDFGGSYQITKHIGVYADINNILNKPLIYHFGKNEDRPEQVEYYGVRCNLGIKLNF
- a CDS encoding TIGR03364 family FAD-dependent oxidoreductase, with the protein product MTTKFDLLVVGGGILGTFHAYHALKKNLKVALLEKNSLPQGATVRNFGQVVPSGMDLTWQNFGRESLSIYQELHSQADLTIRQNGSVYIASNDEELQLIEELYEINRNNDYESVLLSKSDCIKKYDGLRSDYCKGGLFFPQELSVDSADMIVKLHRLLQEKIGLQIFYNTTVVETNEDDQKCIAVTAEGSEFTASKILICGGHEFKTLYPKVFNESDLEVSKLQMLQTKPQGIYSLQGNILTGLSIRRYESFSECPSFQQIKALEDQNSFEKKYGIHILFKQALDGSVIVGDSHEYADARNADDLGYDLNMEIDEFMIHEARKIIDLPTYEIQRRWFGVYSQCKTKDIFEHRPSPNIHIVTGIGGKGMTGSGGFSKFNIEKIYA
- a CDS encoding HAD-IA family hydrolase, which encodes MKNIELLVLDMAGTTIDEDNVVYKTLTDAVNEYGYSVTLEKVLIHCAGMEKLEAITSLLKDIRGNEADAQPIFENFSENLRFAYRNLEVKPINGTEKFLLSMKTQNKKVVLNTGYTHEIAQQLLDKLHWKENVHFDALITADDVSESRPSPAMINLAMKKFNITEPAKVLKAGDSVIDIEEGKNAGCGLTIAVLSGAQNRTELEKAKPDYILNTISEAENLL